In one Rutidosis leptorrhynchoides isolate AG116_Rl617_1_P2 chromosome 8, CSIRO_AGI_Rlap_v1, whole genome shotgun sequence genomic region, the following are encoded:
- the LOC139863315 gene encoding uncharacterized protein produces MPHSLYERLGLGPLKPTRNRIRLANHSFDTAIGIAEDILVIIDSLVFPVDFVIMEMKEDLQVPLILGRPFLATADTIILVQRNQLNIGVGEERVTINIREAMKQPINTDDDECSALDHIDIYVHVELEKLLKIDTSEFDQTYDNEIVDLEADF; encoded by the coding sequence ATGCCCCACTCACTTTACGAGAGACTTGGTCTTGGACCTCTTAAGCCGACCCGAAATAGAATAAGATTGGCCAACCATTCATTTGATACTGCTATTGGCATCGCCGAGGACATCTTGGTTATCATTGACTCCTTGGTGTTCCCGGTTGATTTTGTTATCATGGAAATGAAGGAGGACCTTCAAGTCCCCCTCATCTTAGGTAGACCATTTTTGGCGACTGCCGACACCATCATCTTAGTGCAACGCAACCAACTCAATATTGGAGTTGGTGAAGAGCGTGTGACCATCAATATCCGGGAAGCTATGAAGCAACCGATTAACACCGATGATGATGAGTGCTCTGCTTTAGACCATATTGACATTTATGTGCATGTTGAACTTGAAAAGCTTTTAAAGATTGATACTTCGGAATTTGACCAAACTTATGATAATGAGATTGTGGATTTAGAGGCCGACTTTTAG